In Treponema sp. OMZ 798, the following proteins share a genomic window:
- a CDS encoding ABC transporter ATP-binding protein: protein MKILEVKDVSKKYGKKQVLSNVSFDIEEGDMFGLIGPNGAGKSTLINIITGILDPLSGEVLIGGHSIKKRPIEAKKLMGLVPQELALSEDISAIDNLNFFASLYGLSGKMLKEAVNEALEVVGLTEKKKEKVKKFSGGMKRRLNLAAAIMHKPRLLILDEPTVGIDPQSRNNIFEYLRKINSQDKTTILYTSHYMEEVEELCKNIFVIDEGREIAYGSLNSVKEKANGTVTLEIRADNINEELMEKIRLLDGALNVEQTGDKLNILYEREKVNLDEAIKILQTSGAVIKALQINELNLGEVFLQLTGKKLRE, encoded by the coding sequence ATGAAAATATTGGAAGTTAAGGATGTATCAAAAAAATACGGAAAAAAGCAGGTGCTTTCAAACGTTTCTTTTGATATTGAAGAAGGCGATATGTTCGGCCTTATAGGGCCTAACGGTGCCGGAAAATCCACCCTGATAAATATAATAACGGGAATCTTGGACCCTTTAAGCGGTGAGGTGCTTATAGGCGGACACAGTATAAAAAAAAGACCGATAGAGGCAAAGAAACTCATGGGCCTCGTACCACAGGAACTTGCCTTATCGGAGGATATATCGGCAATCGACAACCTCAATTTTTTTGCAAGCCTTTACGGCCTTTCAGGAAAAATGCTAAAAGAAGCTGTAAACGAGGCCTTGGAAGTAGTCGGCTTAACGGAAAAGAAAAAAGAAAAGGTGAAAAAATTTTCCGGAGGAATGAAAAGAAGGCTCAATCTTGCCGCAGCCATCATGCATAAGCCCCGTCTTTTAATCTTGGATGAGCCTACGGTAGGTATTGACCCCCAATCCAGAAACAATATCTTTGAGTATTTGCGCAAAATAAATTCACAAGACAAGACTACAATTCTTTACACTTCGCATTACATGGAAGAGGTTGAAGAGCTTTGCAAAAATATCTTTGTAATCGATGAGGGCAGAGAGATTGCCTACGGCTCCCTTAATTCCGTAAAGGAAAAGGCCAACGGAACCGTAACCCTCGAAATAAGAGCGGACAATATAAATGAAGAGCTGATGGAAAAAATCCGCCTCCTTGACGGAGCCTTAAATGTAGAGCAGACAGGAGACAAGCTAAATATCCTTTATGAAAGAGAGAAGGTAAATCTTGATGAGGCTATCAAGATTTTACAAACATCAGGAGCCGTAATCAAGGCCTTACAAATAAACGAGCTCAATTTAGGTGAAGTTTTTTTACAGCTTACCGGAAAAAAATTGCGTGAATAA
- a CDS encoding 4Fe-4S binding protein, translated as MAKQNKQKTLNKKRHAIQVLGMMALNGNLTGFLKGQIYKGPMKKVCIPVLNCYSCPGALFGCPIGSIQATIGSRNFNFAFYVVGLTTLFAIAAGRLFCGYICPFGLVQDLLDKIPLKKFKVPQKINRILKYLKYFILAFFVFVLPFALQDKYGLSDPYFCKYICPSGIVFGAIPLISVNQALTSSLGALFGLKLTITVIIAMLSIIFYRPFCRYLCPLGALLGIFNPISLYRLKINNKCIRCKKCERTCKLDIPTYKAPNSPECIRCGECIKACPVHAIDHSFLFTEKPTNTGPIIEEKNNFSQIP; from the coding sequence TTGGCTAAACAAAATAAACAAAAAACGCTGAACAAAAAACGTCATGCTATTCAAGTCCTAGGGATGATGGCATTAAACGGAAACCTCACAGGATTTTTAAAGGGGCAAATTTATAAAGGGCCTATGAAAAAGGTCTGTATACCGGTTCTAAACTGTTACTCATGTCCGGGTGCCCTATTCGGCTGTCCCATAGGTTCGATACAGGCAACGATAGGAAGCAGGAATTTTAACTTTGCATTTTATGTTGTAGGACTCACGACCCTTTTTGCAATAGCGGCGGGAAGACTTTTTTGCGGATATATTTGTCCCTTCGGTCTAGTACAAGATCTCTTGGATAAAATTCCATTAAAAAAATTTAAGGTTCCGCAAAAGATAAACAGAATTTTAAAATACCTAAAATACTTTATCCTTGCCTTTTTTGTGTTTGTTTTACCCTTTGCCCTGCAGGACAAGTACGGCTTAAGCGATCCCTACTTTTGTAAATATATTTGCCCATCCGGAATTGTCTTCGGGGCTATTCCGCTCATATCGGTAAACCAAGCCCTTACCTCCTCTTTAGGAGCCTTATTCGGACTTAAACTAACTATAACCGTAATAATAGCGATGCTTTCAATAATTTTTTACAGACCCTTTTGCCGTTATTTATGCCCACTCGGAGCCCTTTTAGGCATCTTCAATCCTATAAGCCTTTACCGACTAAAGATCAACAACAAGTGCATAAGATGCAAAAAATGCGAAAGAACCTGCAAGCTCGATATTCCGACATATAAGGCACCGAACAGCCCTGAATGTATAAGATGCGGAGAATGTATCAAGGCCTGCCCTGTTCACGCCATCGACCACAGTTTTCTTTTTACGGAAAAACCTACAAACACAGGCCCAATTATAGAAGAAAAGAATAATTTTTCTCAAATCCCTTGA
- a CDS encoding TlpA disulfide reductase family protein: MKKLHFYVLIAIFASVFFISCSKAEAKGNEEAKTSAITSQSESKTSDDAKNRLKFSTKDLDGNMVTDEIFAKYDITLINIWGTFCGPCRAELPDLEAAYKAYADKKVNVIALTADLQEGDKETLAFAKELWKDAGCSFQALITVDNFLPIYQQIAGVPTSFIVDKSGMLIPGTIHTGRLNKAGFEKLFETALKTVGSK, from the coding sequence ATGAAAAAATTACATTTTTATGTGTTAATAGCAATATTTGCAAGCGTATTTTTTATATCTTGCTCGAAAGCAGAAGCAAAAGGTAATGAAGAAGCAAAGACATCTGCAATTACAAGTCAGTCGGAGTCAAAAACTTCAGATGATGCTAAAAACCGGCTTAAATTTTCAACAAAGGACCTTGACGGGAACATGGTTACGGATGAAATTTTCGCCAAATACGATATTACCTTGATAAATATTTGGGGAACATTTTGCGGTCCATGCAGGGCGGAGTTACCCGACTTGGAAGCAGCTTACAAGGCCTATGCCGATAAAAAAGTAAATGTGATAGCCCTTACAGCCGATCTTCAAGAAGGAGATAAAGAAACCTTAGCCTTTGCCAAAGAATTATGGAAGGATGCAGGCTGTTCTTTTCAGGCCCTCATAACTGTCGATAACTTTCTTCCCATCTACCAGCAAATTGCAGGTGTACCTACAAGTTTTATTGTAGACAAAAGCGGAATGCTCATTCCCGGGACCATTCACACAGGAAGATTAAATAAGGCCGGTTTTGAAAAACTTTTTGAAACAGCTTTAAAAACTGTAGGCTCAAAATAA
- the cobS gene encoding adenosylcobinamide-GDP ribazoletransferase — translation MKGFILALQFFTRIPININVDFNEKNIKRAFYFFPLIGALIASLVLIPIYFLPQKYLEISGFLSLLLYLFLTGSIHLDGVGDTVDGFFSARKKEKILEIMQDPRIGTYGTIGLNVFLLLRYINYSTIMPDAGLLILAGIISRLSGLAVVVFSKPAKDTGLGALFHKAASKAGFFFWLIIVCILSLFAPEIAAFSKIQGAFILTERIKYLLFPAIALILTFIVIRISYKKIGGTTGDVNGFIVELTELAVLSTSFFITVHL, via the coding sequence ATGAAAGGATTTATCTTAGCTTTGCAGTTTTTTACACGCATACCCATAAATATAAACGTCGACTTTAACGAAAAAAATATTAAAAGAGCTTTTTATTTTTTCCCTCTTATAGGGGCTCTGATTGCAAGCCTTGTGCTTATTCCGATTTATTTTCTTCCGCAAAAGTATCTTGAAATATCGGGCTTCCTCAGCTTACTCCTATACTTGTTTTTAACGGGCAGCATTCACCTTGACGGAGTTGGAGACACCGTAGACGGTTTTTTTTCTGCAAGAAAAAAAGAAAAAATATTGGAAATTATGCAGGATCCAAGAATTGGAACTTATGGAACAATAGGCCTCAATGTTTTTTTGCTTCTTAGATACATAAATTATTCTACCATAATGCCCGATGCAGGACTTCTTATATTAGCCGGAATAATTTCGCGGCTTTCAGGTTTGGCTGTGGTAGTTTTCTCAAAACCTGCAAAGGATACGGGTCTCGGCGCCCTCTTTCATAAAGCGGCCTCCAAGGCCGGTTTTTTCTTTTGGCTCATAATCGTATGCATCCTTTCGCTTTTTGCACCTGAGATAGCAGCCTTTTCAAAAATTCAAGGTGCCTTTATTTTAACGGAGCGCATAAAATATTTACTCTTTCCTGCAATCGCACTCATTCTAACATTTATCGTAATAAGAATCTCATACAAAAAAATCGGCGGCACAACAGGCGACGTAAACGGTTTTATTGTCGAATTAACGGAACTTGCAGTTTTAAGTACAAGTTTTTTTATCACAGTTCATTTATAA
- the cbiT gene encoding precorrin-6Y C5,15-methyltransferase (decarboxylating) subunit CbiT has product MKNIKDSDFIRGEVPMTKFNIRNLSLSHLQIEKGDRFLDIGGGTGSVSIEAALQGAEVSTVEFNEEACSLILENAKKFGVKINLISGKAPEALLNSEYGSVKFDKCFIGGSGGELKNIFEYLEEHLKKGGIICANFILIKNLNEFLELLPKYGYTEIEAHLIQTASMGKTGLFKSENPIYIVRACKKPDTELKEQD; this is encoded by the coding sequence ATGAAAAATATTAAAGACTCGGACTTTATCAGAGGCGAGGTGCCGATGACCAAATTCAATATCAGAAACCTTTCTCTTTCCCATCTTCAAATAGAAAAGGGAGATAGATTTTTGGATATCGGCGGAGGCACCGGTTCCGTATCGATTGAAGCGGCCTTGCAGGGAGCGGAAGTTTCAACAGTTGAATTTAACGAAGAGGCCTGCTCCCTGATACTGGAAAATGCAAAAAAATTCGGGGTCAAAATAAATTTGATTTCGGGCAAGGCCCCTGAGGCTCTTTTAAACTCTGAATACGGGTCTGTAAAATTCGACAAGTGTTTTATCGGCGGAAGCGGAGGCGAGCTAAAAAATATTTTTGAGTATCTTGAAGAGCATTTAAAAAAAGGCGGAATAATCTGTGCAAATTTTATTCTTATAAAAAATTTAAACGAATTTTTAGAGCTCCTCCCGAAATACGGATATACCGAAATTGAAGCCCATCTTATTCAAACCGCCTCAATGGGAAAAACAGGCTTATTTAAAAGCGAAAACCCGATTTATATCGTAAGGGCTTGCAAAAAACCGGATACCGAACTAAAAGAACAAGACTGA
- a CDS encoding sensor histidine kinase, with amino-acid sequence MKNKFFIFIHYFLIASSLIQISINGDKLSGVQFLLYLCFIILFNLRLFYINNKTFLFFILCLTDWTLCLLLHITGADIPFLLFLIPLIDSFYYNSKPYTYILGTAGLAVSIFSLRNFDVGTMVNYTALFILSGGVLEYFKNNQNKIISFQNKIDELDIQKEELLNSIHDLEIYNESIEDLMTLKERNRISREIHDSVGHGLSTMIIQLNALYAAAKNNNDELPQKILDLNSFAKKNLEEVRFALRELKPIDYNKYETIILIHNLINEFKKMTNINVQFTFSKDIWSLNEKQSHAVYKAVQEFLSNSAKYGKASKIIIHFSYTETSLIVTMKDNGIGCTEIKKGIGLKAIEERVKETDGTVYYESLPAVKGFFMRLLFFKNRTL; translated from the coding sequence ATGAAAAATAAGTTTTTTATTTTTATTCATTATTTTTTAATAGCATCAAGCCTTATTCAAATAAGCATAAATGGAGATAAACTTAGCGGAGTTCAATTTTTATTATATCTTTGTTTTATTATTTTATTTAATCTTAGACTTTTCTATATAAATAATAAGACCTTTCTTTTTTTTATTCTTTGCTTAACCGATTGGACTCTTTGTTTATTACTGCATATAACCGGTGCGGACATTCCGTTTCTCCTATTTTTAATTCCTTTGATAGATAGTTTTTACTATAATTCAAAGCCGTATACCTATATCCTCGGCACGGCAGGACTTGCAGTCTCAATATTTTCATTAAGAAATTTTGATGTAGGAACAATGGTAAACTATACGGCTCTTTTTATTTTAAGCGGAGGAGTTTTAGAGTATTTTAAAAACAATCAAAATAAAATTATTTCTTTCCAAAACAAAATAGACGAACTTGATATTCAAAAAGAAGAGCTTTTAAATTCCATTCATGATTTGGAAATATACAATGAGTCGATCGAAGATCTTATGACCTTAAAAGAAAGAAACCGTATATCACGAGAAATCCATGACAGCGTAGGACACGGACTTTCTACAATGATTATTCAGCTTAACGCCCTCTATGCGGCCGCAAAAAACAACAACGATGAGTTACCTCAAAAGATTTTAGATTTAAATTCCTTTGCAAAAAAGAATTTAGAAGAAGTCAGATTTGCTTTGAGAGAATTAAAACCGATAGACTATAACAAATATGAAACAATAATTTTAATTCATAACCTGATAAACGAATTTAAAAAAATGACAAATATCAATGTACAGTTTACCTTCTCAAAAGATATTTGGAGTTTAAACGAAAAACAAAGCCACGCAGTATATAAGGCAGTGCAGGAGTTTTTATCCAACTCTGCAAAATACGGCAAGGCTTCAAAAATCATAATTCATTTTTCCTATACAGAGACCTCTCTCATAGTAACCATGAAGGACAACGGCATCGGCTGTACCGAAATCAAAAAAGGAATAGGCTTAAAAGCTATCGAAGAAAGAGTAAAAGAAACTGATGGAACGGTTTACTATGAAAGTCTTCCTGCCGTAAAAGGCTTTTTTATGCGGCTGTTGTTTTTTAAAAATAGAACGCTTTAA
- a CDS encoding ABC transporter permease, protein MKAFLKITLIAIKDNFITFFLVYLCLPIIFVGYNGFLQKDNFKAETNEKAIPVFLNDEDKSALSEQLTGILNSDILKNFIKIEEEQSAKYTIKIPKGYQNSVEENKDFDILIIGKEKSSAAIMVLSNIIKNISSSINGNHKITKAISASSQPEDLMKQYLNIQKESSKSIGKITMHPALQSMSSYEAYAIAISILLFFMFVMEPITLAYKKKHVGLTLRINSIPKSSTYIFNAQIISTALKAFIAIVIYILTFRLLKVSFMGNPILLFIYALSFSLVTGSIACSLTTFNKKEIIYTIVIGVFFIFGVLGTVLFTIPNDNKISKIFLKYNISKIITTPLKDLVVENSFGGMLSSLIIMLALGAAFYIFGLLMVNFRKTEI, encoded by the coding sequence ATGAAAGCATTTTTAAAGATTACGCTTATAGCGATAAAAGATAACTTCATTACATTTTTTTTGGTTTACCTTTGTTTGCCGATAATTTTTGTCGGCTACAACGGTTTTTTGCAAAAAGATAATTTTAAGGCCGAAACAAACGAAAAGGCTATTCCGGTTTTTCTAAACGATGAAGACAAATCCGCATTATCGGAACAGCTGACCGGTATTTTAAATTCGGATATCTTAAAAAACTTCATAAAAATTGAAGAGGAACAAAGTGCAAAATACACAATTAAGATTCCTAAAGGCTATCAAAATTCTGTAGAAGAAAACAAAGACTTTGATATTTTAATTATCGGAAAAGAAAAGTCTTCTGCAGCAATTATGGTTTTATCAAATATAATTAAAAACATAAGCAGTTCCATCAACGGGAATCATAAAATAACTAAGGCTATTTCGGCATCTTCGCAACCTGAAGATCTTATGAAGCAATATCTTAATATTCAAAAAGAAAGTTCAAAATCTATAGGAAAAATTACTATGCACCCGGCCCTGCAAAGTATGTCAAGCTATGAAGCCTATGCAATAGCCATAAGTATATTGTTATTCTTTATGTTTGTTATGGAGCCTATTACCTTGGCATATAAGAAAAAGCATGTAGGCCTTACCCTGCGTATTAATTCGATACCTAAAAGTTCGACCTATATCTTTAATGCTCAAATAATAAGCACAGCACTAAAAGCTTTTATTGCCATCGTAATTTATATTTTAACTTTTAGATTGTTAAAAGTTTCTTTTATGGGAAATCCTATTCTGCTTTTTATATACGCTTTAAGTTTTTCACTCGTGACAGGAAGCATCGCATGTTCACTTACAACTTTTAACAAAAAGGAAATTATCTATACTATAGTAATAGGTGTATTTTTTATATTTGGAGTTTTAGGAACAGTTCTTTTTACAATTCCAAATGACAATAAAATTTCAAAAATATTTTTAAAATATAATATTTCCAAAATTATAACAACCCCTCTTAAGGATCTTGTTGTGGAAAATTCTTTTGGAGGAATGTTAAGCAGCCTTATTATAATGCTAGCCCTTGGTGCGGCATTTTATATTTTTGGTTTACTTATGGTAAATTTTAGGAAGACGGAAATTTAA
- the cobU gene encoding bifunctional adenosylcobinamide kinase/adenosylcobinamide-phosphate guanylyltransferase: MITLITGGSRSGKSAYAEKLLDGIDNVVYIATAEIYDDEMQERVKKHIARRNPKWRTYEGFLNLEKAVKEEKHYLLDCITNLISRILFQITGEKEKPNEEDIQKTIEVSLTQIKNLILEIKKINGSLILVTNEVGSSIVPMHPVSRAFSDIQGIVNSKIAELADEVVLCVCGLPIKIKS, translated from the coding sequence ATGATAACACTTATAACCGGCGGATCAAGGAGCGGAAAATCAGCCTATGCCGAAAAACTTTTAGACGGGATAGACAATGTTGTCTATATTGCGACCGCCGAAATCTATGATGATGAAATGCAGGAAAGAGTTAAAAAACACATTGCAAGACGCAATCCCAAATGGCGCACATATGAGGGCTTTTTAAATTTAGAAAAGGCCGTCAAAGAAGAAAAGCACTATTTACTTGACTGCATAACAAATTTAATTTCTCGAATTCTCTTTCAAATAACCGGAGAAAAAGAAAAACCGAACGAAGAAGATATACAAAAAACAATAGAAGTCTCATTAACTCAAATTAAAAATCTTATTTTAGAAATAAAAAAAATAAACGGCTCCTTAATTCTTGTAACAAATGAGGTAGGATCATCTATTGTACCCATGCACCCGGTATCAAGAGCTTTTTCGGATATTCAGGGAATAGTAAATTCAAAAATTGCCGAACTTGCAGATGAGGTTGTACTCTGCGTTTGCGGTTTACCTATAAAAATAAAATCTTAA
- a CDS encoding D-alanine--D-alanine ligase family protein translates to MNIAIIYGGKSSEHEVSLKSASSIIRTIDKKHRLHLIGISKNGTWYLHDDAERERIIKNEKAVLKIKKDEAKRVTLIPGGGTKKGLKAGDEFLPTDAVFAVLHGRFGEDGTIQGLFEMADLPYVGGDVMSTSISMDKEKTKMIWDYSGLPIVPYIAIKKQDWDDPEKKKTLLARAEKDLEYPLFIKPCRAGSSVGAGMVKNRTELLEQAEESFLWDNKILIEACIEAREVECSVTGNTKTIAYIPGEIIPTHKFYDYDAKYTDPNGAELKIPADLTESQRKTIRETAIKAYEALDLSGLSRVDFFIDKRTGKIYLNEVNTIPGFTSISMFPKMCGASGLPYNELIMHLIELAIDRFDTDRKLKTCRQS, encoded by the coding sequence ATGAATATAGCAATCATCTATGGCGGAAAATCCAGCGAGCATGAGGTTTCTCTAAAATCGGCATCGTCGATTATAAGGACAATAGATAAAAAACACAGGCTACATCTGATAGGCATTTCAAAAAACGGAACATGGTATTTACATGATGACGCAGAAAGAGAGCGTATTATCAAAAACGAAAAGGCCGTTTTAAAAATAAAAAAAGATGAGGCAAAGAGAGTAACCCTTATTCCGGGAGGAGGCACAAAAAAAGGCTTAAAAGCAGGAGACGAGTTTTTACCGACCGATGCAGTCTTTGCCGTTTTACACGGAAGGTTCGGCGAGGACGGCACAATCCAAGGTCTATTTGAAATGGCAGATCTCCCCTATGTAGGGGGCGATGTAATGTCCACAAGTATATCTATGGACAAAGAAAAAACCAAAATGATTTGGGATTATTCGGGCCTTCCCATCGTGCCTTACATAGCAATCAAAAAACAAGACTGGGATGATCCCGAAAAGAAAAAGACTCTCTTGGCAAGAGCCGAAAAGGATTTGGAATATCCCCTCTTTATAAAACCTTGCAGAGCCGGAAGCTCTGTAGGAGCCGGAATGGTAAAAAACAGAACAGAACTTTTGGAGCAGGCAGAAGAATCTTTTTTATGGGATAATAAAATTTTAATTGAAGCCTGTATCGAAGCCAGAGAAGTAGAATGTTCCGTTACGGGAAACACAAAAACGATAGCCTACATTCCGGGAGAAATAATTCCCACACACAAATTTTATGACTATGATGCAAAGTATACCGACCCGAACGGAGCCGAATTAAAGATTCCGGCAGACTTAACCGAAAGTCAAAGAAAAACAATCAGGGAAACCGCTATCAAGGCCTATGAAGCCTTGGATCTTTCAGGTCTTTCCCGAGTAGATTTTTTTATCGATAAAAGAACCGGAAAGATATATTTAAATGAGGTGAACACTATTCCCGGCTTTACCTCAATTTCGATGTTTCCTAAAATGTGCGGAGCTTCAGGCCTTCCATATAACGAACTTATCATGCACTTGATTGAACTCGCAATCGACAGATTTGATACGGACAGAAAACTTAAAACATGCCGTCAATCTTAA
- a CDS encoding CD1871A family CXXC motif-containing protein, whose protein sequence is MKKKIAALLVIILATGFTLIGIYRGEVAVVLKKAVNICTECIGIG, encoded by the coding sequence ATGAAAAAGAAAATAGCGGCGCTCCTTGTTATTATATTGGCAACAGGTTTTACTCTTATAGGAATATACCGCGGAGAGGTTGCTGTCGTCCTCAAAAAAGCCGTAAATATTTGTACGGAGTGCATAGGAATTGGCTAA
- a CDS encoding ABC transporter permease, protein MKKFLILFLAQLKRILKNMSNTGMLIFFPFAMIILILIIGFILKPKETETSKKSTEYTVQMNETAYFVDDSGDLWENFFSGPESTIRPENREKELEKAKEKLAMGKIPGLIIIPKDFSEKISKGEKPELEILKTKESVVLDNRIQALNLSINAYLLDNFIKSSDLSGKKGSLLNNNINVVFKAQDNGNIISLGLKMMTLLVLYIILFGSNAIATDLIKFRETKMLARAIISPNSEFKIVGSFLSAFVFIQVVINMVVFVFATIVFKLEITGLLLIFLAVVSTSFFALSIAILVARIFKKESQLPLVSNMTSLITIVMFFLALIAVMPFVSLPPVFKNISMLSPLYWLMEMLEKEKLFPNILIVWAMCAAIFTAGSRKIKEFNNEIN, encoded by the coding sequence ATGAAAAAATTCTTGATTTTATTTTTAGCACAGTTAAAAAGAATATTGAAAAATATGTCAAATACAGGAATGCTGATTTTTTTTCCTTTTGCGATGATAATTTTGATTCTTATAATAGGATTTATTCTTAAACCAAAAGAGACTGAGACTTCAAAAAAGAGTACTGAATATACAGTTCAAATGAATGAGACAGCCTATTTTGTAGATGATTCCGGAGATCTTTGGGAAAACTTTTTTTCGGGTCCCGAGTCTACGATTCGTCCTGAAAATAGAGAAAAGGAACTGGAAAAGGCTAAGGAAAAACTTGCAATGGGAAAAATACCGGGCCTTATAATTATACCTAAAGATTTTTCCGAAAAGATTTCAAAAGGAGAAAAACCGGAGCTTGAAATTTTAAAAACGAAAGAAAGCGTTGTTCTTGATAACAGAATTCAAGCCCTGAATTTAAGCATAAATGCTTATCTTTTGGATAACTTTATTAAAAGCTCGGATCTTTCCGGCAAAAAAGGCAGTCTTTTAAACAACAATATAAATGTGGTATTTAAAGCTCAAGATAACGGAAACATCATAAGTCTAGGCTTAAAAATGATGACCTTACTCGTATTGTACATAATACTTTTCGGCTCAAATGCAATTGCTACAGATCTAATAAAATTCAGAGAAACAAAGATGCTTGCACGTGCAATAATAAGCCCCAATTCCGAATTTAAAATAGTGGGAAGTTTTTTATCGGCCTTTGTATTTATTCAGGTAGTAATAAACATGGTTGTTTTTGTTTTTGCGACAATAGTATTTAAACTGGAGATTACAGGGCTTCTCTTGATATTTTTAGCTGTTGTTTCAACAAGCTTTTTTGCCCTCTCCATAGCCATTTTAGTCGCGAGAATTTTTAAAAAAGAATCTCAGCTGCCATTAGTATCGAATATGACAAGCCTGATTACAATAGTAATGTTTTTCCTTGCTCTGATTGCTGTCATGCCCTTTGTTTCGCTTCCGCCTGTATTTAAAAATATTTCCATGTTATCACCTTTATATTGGCTTATGGAAATGCTTGAAAAAGAAAAACTTTTTCCGAATATATTGATAGTTTGGGCAATGTGTGCCGCAATTTTTACGGCCGGCAGCCGGAAGATAAAAGAGTTTAACAACGAAATCAATTAA
- a CDS encoding histidine phosphatase family protein, with protein sequence MKIVLIRHGITVTNKKKIFSLDDSPLAEEAYPMLDELKPRLKEFASFKVYSSPFKRALQTAEYLGLKNIQTDKRLQEYNFGIFKGLTFEEAQAKYPLEAKNWIEKNDTVAPPDGETSFDHFKRTAEFLEETALKDEDIIIVTHYGTITMALAWALDNFSLRNKFAPKNSAISILEVFLSDNKSEIAYKGIEAVNTF encoded by the coding sequence ATGAAGATAGTTTTAATAAGACACGGAATAACGGTAACAAATAAAAAAAAGATATTCAGCTTGGATGACAGTCCCTTGGCGGAAGAAGCCTATCCCATGCTTGACGAGTTAAAACCCAGGCTAAAAGAATTTGCTTCGTTTAAGGTTTATTCGAGTCCTTTTAAAAGAGCCTTGCAAACAGCCGAGTACCTGGGGCTTAAAAATATTCAAACCGATAAGAGACTTCAAGAATATAATTTCGGTATTTTTAAGGGTTTAACATTTGAAGAAGCTCAGGCAAAATATCCTCTTGAAGCAAAAAACTGGATCGAAAAGAACGATACCGTAGCTCCTCCTGATGGCGAAACATCCTTTGACCATTTTAAAAGAACTGCAGAATTTTTAGAAGAGACAGCCTTAAAAGATGAAGACATCATAATCGTAACACACTACGGCACAATAACTATGGCTCTCGCCTGGGCCTTGGATAATTTTTCTTTAAGAAATAAATTTGCTCCTAAAAATTCCGCAATCAGCATCTTAGAAGTTTTTTTATCGGATAATAAAAGTGAGATTGCGTATAAGGGTATTGAAGCGGTTAATACATTTTAA
- the cbiE gene encoding precorrin-6y C5,15-methyltransferase (decarboxylating) subunit CbiE: MSLIIAGAGPGNIELLTQEAVHSIKNADIVAGFERIASDIQPIRDDVKTLKTISEILDLPIESKKVLVLASGDPCFFGITEFVKKKNIKIEKIITGISSMQYLMNKLQKQWQALSFYSFHGREVDFSSMKDKESFFILTDKTNNPDTISARLKEEGFRGRLFVGYNLSYPDELIEEYNIGDKIIVKSFLNTVLVENEKY, from the coding sequence ATGTCTTTAATTATTGCCGGGGCAGGGCCCGGAAATATAGAACTTTTAACCCAAGAGGCTGTACATTCAATCAAAAATGCAGATATAGTTGCAGGTTTTGAGCGTATAGCCTCCGATATTCAGCCTATAAGAGATGACGTAAAAACTCTAAAAACAATTTCGGAAATTCTCGATCTCCCGATAGAATCAAAAAAAGTTTTAGTCCTTGCCTCAGGCGACCCCTGTTTTTTCGGCATTACCGAATTCGTAAAAAAGAAAAACATAAAAATAGAAAAAATTATAACAGGTATTTCTTCAATGCAGTACCTTATGAACAAACTTCAAAAACAATGGCAGGCTCTATCCTTTTACTCCTTTCATGGAAGAGAGGTAGACTTTTCCTCTATGAAGGACAAGGAAAGCTTTTTTATTCTTACCGATAAAACGAACAATCCCGATACAATTTCGGCGCGCTTAAAAGAAGAAGGTTTTAGAGGAAGGCTTTTTGTAGGCTACAATCTTTCATATCCCGATGAGTTGATTGAAGAATATAATATAGGCGATAAGATTATAGTAAAATCTTTTTTAAATACGGTACTTGTTGAAAATGAAAAATATTAA